A region of Acetonema longum DSM 6540 DNA encodes the following proteins:
- a CDS encoding CdaR family transcriptional regulator, with protein MIITQELAQQIVDTITPIVRQNINIMDNTGRIIGSGQPDRIHSLHRGSLSVLESGECIEIYPEELERYPGSQPGVNRPIVLRGRSVGVAGVSGCPDEVRDTAKLVTMVAELILERELLIEEFKTYSSLKEQFVHLLLSPQAPKQQVQIGRIAGLLRIDPSLFRLAAVASLKTPEEAEGTAGRAEELVFARYREHLSQLLETSGLFTPQDLFVFGDNGLIMLKTFDADSPPDEFAAWGGQVAAALGREQPVSLQRLALGSLARQPLQLYHSYREAQSILRHAAGREKVVSVYDFDALADYLIQEPGAVQTCLAFQYLQEKLSRRIDRTYAMRDTIQGLLAHNLNVSDTAKALYIHRNTLIFRLDKLRELTGLWPARFFAHAVLCKLLVAGDKEAYCD; from the coding sequence GTGATTATTACGCAGGAACTGGCGCAGCAGATTGTCGACACCATCACGCCGATTGTCCGGCAGAATATCAATATTATGGATAATACGGGCAGAATCATCGGCTCCGGCCAGCCGGACCGGATCCATTCGCTTCACCGGGGCTCCTTGTCGGTCCTGGAAAGCGGAGAATGCATCGAGATTTATCCGGAGGAACTGGAACGTTATCCGGGGTCGCAGCCGGGGGTGAACCGCCCTATTGTGCTGCGGGGGCGAAGCGTCGGCGTTGCCGGCGTTTCCGGCTGTCCGGATGAGGTCCGGGATACGGCCAAACTGGTCACCATGGTCGCCGAACTCATTCTGGAGCGGGAACTCCTAATCGAGGAGTTTAAAACCTATTCCAGCTTAAAAGAACAGTTTGTCCATCTGCTGCTGTCGCCACAGGCGCCAAAGCAGCAGGTGCAGATCGGCAGAATTGCCGGGCTGCTGCGGATCGACCCCTCGCTGTTCCGTTTGGCGGCGGTAGCCAGCTTAAAGACGCCGGAGGAAGCGGAAGGGACTGCCGGCAGGGCGGAGGAACTGGTCTTCGCGCGGTACCGGGAGCATCTGTCGCAGCTGCTGGAAACTTCCGGCCTGTTTACGCCCCAGGATTTGTTTGTGTTCGGCGATAACGGGCTGATTATGCTCAAAACCTTTGATGCGGACAGCCCGCCGGATGAGTTTGCCGCATGGGGCGGCCAGGTCGCCGCGGCGTTAGGCCGGGAACAGCCTGTATCCCTGCAGCGGCTGGCCCTGGGCAGCCTGGCGCGGCAGCCGCTGCAGCTTTATCATTCCTACCGGGAGGCGCAGTCCATCCTGCGGCATGCCGCGGGCCGGGAGAAGGTGGTCTCGGTCTACGATTTTGACGCCCTGGCCGATTATCTGATCCAAGAGCCGGGTGCGGTGCAAACCTGCCTGGCTTTTCAGTATTTGCAGGAAAAATTGTCGAGAAGAATAGACAGAACCTATGCTATGCGCGATACGATCCAAGGTCTCCTGGCGCATAACCTGAACGTGTCGGATACAGCAAAGGCTTTGTACATCCACAGGAACACCCTGATTTTCCGGCTGGACAAGCTGCGGGAACTGACCGGGCTGTGGCCGGCCCGGTTTTTTGCCCATGCGGTCCTGTGCAAATTGCTGGTCGCCGGCGACAAGGAGGCATACTGTGATTAA
- a CDS encoding sigma-54-dependent Fis family transcriptional regulator, translated as MIKVILFAPYQEYKQFAEEVFAELAEEDVELQAIYAIGVKFIETRQFECDAVIARGVTASALRQAYTAIPVIDLPVTGYDVIHAVHQCRQRFQARKIAVMGSDSMIYGAKTIAAVLGVEIVCYAVEREEDAERCLQAARQAGTEAVISGAMAVAIAGKMGMNAVLIESGKEAIFQAVREAVRTARVARLNQEAALRVKAIMDYAYEGIVAIDEKGIITVFNKTAEEIIRVKARTALGRHIRSVLPRTGLLRVLETGMAELGELQEINGVMVAKNRVPVKVKDRVAGAVATFQNAARLQEMEGRIREKIHHKGLAAKYSFADLIGASQALRDVIEDSRKFSGVDSNILLTGETGTGKELIAQSCHNASRRRTGPFVAVNCAALPENLLESEFFGYVEGAFTGAAKGGKPGLFELAHRGTIFLDEVSEIPLPLQGRLLRVLQEREIMRLGDDRVIPVDVRVISATNKNIRQLSAMGRFREDLLYRLDVLHIKIPPLRERDRDRDILLLVRHFLSVYSHKFSKNITRLSPAAEEMLLRYSWPGNVCERLAVLADGSRIEAADVVKVLDAGQESRKPGASLRQKTREAHVADLSEESIRDACKRAGGNKTKAAELLGVSRTTLWRRLAQEKNS; from the coding sequence GTGATTAAGGTGATCTTATTCGCTCCCTATCAAGAATACAAGCAATTCGCCGAAGAGGTGTTCGCCGAACTGGCGGAGGAAGATGTGGAACTGCAGGCAATCTACGCCATAGGCGTCAAGTTTATCGAAACCCGGCAGTTTGAATGCGACGCTGTCATTGCCAGGGGCGTTACCGCGTCGGCTCTGCGCCAGGCCTATACGGCGATTCCGGTTATCGACCTGCCAGTTACCGGCTATGACGTGATCCATGCCGTGCATCAGTGCAGACAGCGCTTTCAGGCGCGCAAAATTGCCGTCATGGGTTCGGATTCGATGATTTACGGCGCCAAAACCATCGCCGCTGTTCTGGGGGTCGAGATTGTCTGTTATGCGGTGGAACGGGAAGAGGACGCTGAGCGGTGTCTGCAGGCGGCCCGGCAGGCAGGGACGGAAGCAGTGATCAGCGGCGCCATGGCGGTGGCTATTGCCGGGAAGATGGGCATGAACGCGGTGCTGATCGAATCAGGCAAAGAGGCGATTTTTCAGGCTGTGCGGGAGGCCGTTCGCACGGCGCGCGTTGCCCGGCTCAACCAGGAAGCGGCCTTACGGGTCAAGGCTATCATGGATTACGCCTATGAAGGCATTGTAGCCATCGATGAGAAAGGCATCATCACCGTGTTCAATAAAACGGCGGAAGAAATAATCCGGGTGAAAGCTCGAACGGCGCTGGGCAGGCACATCCGCAGCGTACTGCCCCGCACAGGGCTGCTCAGGGTGCTGGAAACCGGCATGGCCGAGCTGGGCGAACTGCAGGAAATCAACGGCGTCATGGTGGCGAAAAACCGGGTGCCGGTGAAAGTGAAGGACCGGGTTGCCGGGGCGGTGGCCACCTTTCAGAATGCGGCGAGGCTGCAGGAAATGGAAGGGCGCATCCGGGAGAAGATCCACCATAAGGGGCTGGCCGCCAAGTATTCGTTTGCCGATCTCATCGGAGCCAGCCAGGCGCTGCGGGATGTGATCGAAGACAGCCGCAAATTCAGCGGCGTTGATTCCAATATTCTGCTGACCGGTGAAACCGGCACCGGCAAGGAACTGATCGCCCAGAGCTGCCACAATGCCAGCCGCCGCCGGACAGGGCCGTTCGTGGCCGTCAATTGCGCGGCGCTGCCGGAAAATCTCCTGGAAAGTGAGTTTTTCGGCTACGTGGAGGGCGCGTTTACCGGTGCGGCGAAGGGCGGCAAGCCAGGGCTGTTTGAACTGGCCCACCGGGGGACGATTTTCCTGGATGAAGTGTCGGAAATTCCGCTGCCTCTGCAGGGACGCCTCCTGCGTGTGCTGCAGGAACGGGAAATCATGCGCCTGGGAGACGACCGGGTCATTCCGGTGGACGTGCGGGTGATATCGGCGACCAACAAAAATATCAGGCAGCTTTCGGCGATGGGCCGCTTCCGGGAGGACCTGCTGTACCGGCTGGATGTCCTCCATATCAAAATACCGCCGTTGCGCGAGCGGGACCGGGACAGGGACATCCTGCTTTTGGTCCGCCATTTTCTTTCCGTCTATAGTCACAAATTCAGCAAAAATATTACCAGACTGTCGCCGGCGGCGGAAGAAATGCTGCTGCGGTATTCCTGGCCCGGCAACGTCTGCGAGCGCCTCGCGGTTCTCGCCGACGGCTCAAGGATTGAGGCGGCGGATGTGGTGAAAGTGCTGGATGCCGGGCAGGAAAGCCGGAAGCCGGGAGCAAGCCTGAGACAAAAGACCAGGGAGGCTCATGTCGCGGACCTGAGTGAGGAGAGTATCCGGGATGCCTGCAAACGGGCCGGCGGCAATAAGACCAAAGCGGCTGAACTGCTGGGAGTGAGCCGGACGACTCTGTGGCGCCGGCTGGCGCAGGAAAAAAACAGCTAA